A portion of the Adhaeribacter radiodurans genome contains these proteins:
- the treZ gene encoding malto-oligosyltrehalose trehalohydrolase, which yields MNLIDTSKRTVGVNFTPAGEASVILWAPLLKNVAINVVGKEKLPLQQQEYGYWELTTNQIQPGDRYKFVLDGENEFPDPASLAQPEGVHGNSEAIDITNFTWTDAQWNNIPLADYILYELHTGTFTPDGTFASLAEKLDYLKDLGVNAIEIMPVAQFPGSRNWGYDGVFPYAVQHSYGGARGLQQLVNICHQKGIAVVLDVVYNHMGPEGNYLGTYGHYFTDKYNTPWGNAINFDDAWCDGVREFFVQNVLMWFRDFHVDALRLDAVHAIKDFSAVHILREIKLHVNQLTKETGRTHHLIVELDLNDPKFINPLEEQGFGMDAQWIDEFHHALRVSATGEQTGYYSDFTGISHLAKTYQDAYVYDGQYSPHRFKKFGLKAENNPGQQFIVFSQNHDQVGNRMLGERTSQLVSFEMQKLMAGAVLVSPYVPMLFMGEEYGESNPFLYFVSHTDTDLVEAVRKGRKAEFAAFHALGEAPDPQSEDTYNRSKLQWNLIPEGQHQVLFRYYQALISLRKTHPALRQLNRQQLDVVSNEATNTLLLHRWHENQHVLCLMNFSNTTQTITLPTYAESWQKLFDSADLQWSGPIGSPNTITSGISISLQPESLVIYSTTQPTIS from the coding sequence ATGAATTTAATAGATACCAGCAAACGCACGGTGGGAGTTAATTTTACGCCTGCCGGCGAGGCTTCCGTAATTTTATGGGCACCGCTTTTAAAAAATGTGGCGATTAATGTTGTGGGAAAAGAAAAGCTACCACTTCAACAACAAGAATACGGATATTGGGAATTAACTACTAACCAAATTCAGCCTGGCGACCGGTACAAATTTGTATTAGACGGCGAAAACGAGTTCCCCGATCCGGCTTCTTTGGCCCAACCGGAAGGTGTACACGGTAATTCGGAAGCCATAGATATTACTAATTTTACCTGGACGGATGCGCAATGGAACAACATTCCGCTCGCCGATTATATACTTTACGAACTTCATACCGGTACATTTACTCCGGATGGTACTTTTGCGAGTCTGGCCGAAAAGCTGGATTACTTAAAAGATTTAGGAGTAAATGCCATTGAAATTATGCCGGTGGCGCAATTTCCGGGTTCCCGCAACTGGGGCTACGATGGCGTATTTCCGTACGCGGTGCAACATTCCTACGGTGGCGCTCGCGGCTTGCAACAATTAGTAAATATCTGCCACCAAAAAGGAATAGCCGTGGTACTGGATGTGGTGTATAATCACATGGGCCCTGAAGGAAATTACCTGGGCACCTACGGGCATTACTTCACCGATAAGTACAATACACCGTGGGGCAACGCTATTAATTTTGACGATGCCTGGTGCGATGGCGTGCGCGAGTTTTTTGTGCAGAATGTATTAATGTGGTTCCGCGATTTTCACGTGGATGCTTTGCGCTTAGATGCCGTTCATGCCATTAAGGATTTTAGTGCGGTGCATATCCTGCGGGAAATTAAGCTGCACGTAAATCAATTAACGAAAGAAACCGGCCGCACCCACCACTTAATTGTAGAATTAGACCTGAATGATCCGAAGTTTATTAACCCCTTAGAGGAGCAAGGCTTCGGCATGGATGCCCAATGGATTGATGAATTCCATCATGCCTTACGCGTATCCGCTACCGGCGAACAAACCGGTTATTATTCTGATTTTACCGGAATTAGCCATTTAGCCAAAACCTACCAGGATGCTTACGTGTACGATGGGCAATATTCACCGCATCGGTTTAAAAAATTTGGTTTAAAAGCCGAAAACAACCCGGGGCAGCAATTCATTGTATTTTCACAAAATCACGACCAGGTAGGTAACCGCATGCTGGGCGAGCGCACCAGCCAACTGGTTAGTTTCGAAATGCAAAAGTTAATGGCGGGTGCCGTATTAGTAAGTCCGTACGTACCCATGTTGTTTATGGGAGAAGAATACGGCGAATCGAACCCGTTTTTGTACTTCGTAAGCCACACCGATACGGACCTGGTAGAAGCCGTACGGAAAGGCCGCAAAGCTGAATTTGCCGCTTTTCACGCGTTAGGCGAAGCACCCGATCCGCAATCCGAAGACACGTATAACCGCTCCAAGCTGCAATGGAATTTAATTCCGGAAGGGCAACACCAGGTTCTATTTCGCTACTACCAGGCACTTATTAGCCTCCGGAAAACGCATCCGGCTTTGCGCCAACTTAACCGGCAACAACTGGATGTAGTGAGTAACGAAGCAACCAACACCTTGCTCCTACACCGTTGGCACGAGAACCAACACGTACTTTGCCTGATGAATTTTTCCAATACAACGCAAACCATTACGCTCCCTACTTACGCTGAAAGCTGGCAAAAGCTTTTCGATTCCGCCGACCTGCAATGGAGCGGTCCGATCGGCTCACCTAATACTATTACCAGCGGAATAAGTATTTCGCTGCAACCCGAATCCCTGGTTATTTATAGTACTACTCAGCCCACTATCAGCTAA
- the treY gene encoding malto-oligosyltrehalose synthase produces the protein MYNPVATYRLQFHKEFTFEDFATIIPYLQKLGVSTIYASPILEATPGSTHGYDGVNPHRVNPEIGNEDQLKDLSKKLKEQGIGWLQDIVPNHMAFHPHNTWLMDVLEKGPQSAYAKFFDVTQTSDTMKGRIMVPFLGSPLEDVIKNKELKVAYHEEQQRLVLQYYDSAYPLGFHSYETILGLGEPSQAIQQILATLEQLHQTEEATSYTAAFTDFQQQLAGLMKNEAVRSSVEKSLAEINNSPEKLTQITDEQAYRLCHWQETDQQINYRRFFTVNGLICLNIQDSEVFDTYHQYIQALREEGIFQGLRIDHIDGLYDPTGYLEQLRKSTGEETYLIVEKILEPGEDIPENWPIQGNTGYDFLSLVNNLFTQKSSEQAFTHFYHQLVGEGAEVQEQIHEKKAYILKEHLGGELENLYQLFLDLNLLEENQLHSLEPNVLKETIGEFLVQCPIYRFYGNQFPLTETETAEVTEVLDRIRNSKPDLAAAADMLDEIFLKKPLEADGEYNLRVQKFYQRWMQFSGPLMAKGVEDTLMYTYNRFAGHNEVGDSPEAFGHSPAEFHDRMLDRQKKWPLSINATSTHDTKRGEDVRARLNVLTDLPEEWLEKVQEWQQLTAESKKVNKPDSNDEYFIYQTLVGAYPFPGEDEAGFGSRLEEYLQKALREAKINSNWTTPNEEYEQAAKTFATNLLDKSTPFWQSFEPFYKKVVDLGIVNSLAQVVLKFTCPGVPDTYQGTELWDLSLVDPDNRRAVNYEQRQSYLEELDAYDLNKQEALWADLWQNRNDARIKLWLTRNLLLERRNNADLFAKGKYILLEVEGTYKDNVFAFARKHLRTWYVVAVPLHVGVLCQEQGVEVSDIDWKDTKIVLPKDAPADWQNMFLRTSGKYAHELSAKDLFSVLPVALLKLQAVNERGAGILMHITSLPSPFGIGDLGPEARNFAKFLHRSNQKYWQLLPLNPIEQGQGYSPYSSISSRAGNPLLISPELLVKDGLLPNVDLQPYYLPQTGSVDFQEAQRVKDEILELAWQNFKAGDFITVQQQFLDYCLTEAAWLDDFALYMVLKSQNGGSAWFQWPEEFKQRELQALADLTEQNQETLDKIKWVQFMFAKQWKRLRTYCNNRGIQLFGDMPFYISYDSVDVWSNPEIFAIDEEGNMTGVAGVPPDAFSDDGQLWGMPVFKWDALKERDYDWWVGRLRKNIELYDIVRLDHFRAFADYWEVPAGDTTARNGEWKTGPGADFYTFMEKELGSLPFVAEDLGEINDLVLKLRDDFNLPGMKILQFAFGDEMPQNDYIPHNYARNFIAYTGTHDNNTVLGWYRQEGHKYHDQIEHYVGRDLTEEDMYWVMSRLAYASVAKTAILPMQDVLGIDEQGRMNTPGQGEGNWGWRLLPDQVTPEAESLLKEWTWLYNRG, from the coding sequence ATGTATAACCCTGTAGCAACTTACCGCCTACAATTTCATAAAGAATTTACTTTCGAGGATTTTGCAACTATTATTCCGTACCTGCAAAAACTGGGAGTAAGCACTATTTACGCTTCGCCAATTTTAGAAGCCACTCCCGGAAGTACCCACGGGTACGACGGCGTTAACCCCCACCGGGTTAATCCTGAAATCGGGAACGAAGATCAACTGAAAGATTTAAGTAAAAAATTAAAAGAACAAGGCATTGGCTGGTTGCAGGATATTGTACCCAACCACATGGCTTTTCACCCGCATAACACTTGGTTGATGGATGTACTGGAAAAAGGTCCCCAGTCGGCCTACGCCAAGTTTTTTGACGTAACGCAAACCAGCGACACTATGAAAGGTCGGATAATGGTGCCTTTTTTAGGTTCCCCGCTGGAAGATGTTATAAAAAACAAAGAATTAAAAGTTGCCTACCACGAAGAGCAGCAACGCCTGGTTTTACAATACTACGATAGCGCTTACCCGTTGGGCTTCCATTCCTACGAAACTATTCTGGGATTGGGAGAGCCTTCGCAAGCCATTCAGCAAATATTGGCTACCCTGGAGCAATTGCATCAAACCGAAGAAGCAACTTCTTATACCGCTGCATTTACCGATTTTCAGCAACAGTTGGCTGGTTTAATGAAAAATGAAGCAGTACGTTCTTCCGTAGAAAAATCGTTGGCGGAAATAAATAACAGCCCGGAAAAGCTTACCCAAATTACCGATGAGCAGGCTTATCGTTTGTGCCATTGGCAGGAAACCGACCAACAAATTAACTACCGGCGCTTTTTTACCGTTAACGGCCTTATTTGTTTAAATATTCAGGACTCCGAAGTTTTTGATACTTATCATCAGTACATTCAGGCATTGCGCGAAGAAGGCATTTTCCAGGGCTTACGCATCGACCACATCGACGGCTTATACGATCCTACCGGCTATTTAGAACAACTCCGGAAATCTACCGGGGAAGAAACCTACCTGATTGTTGAAAAAATACTCGAGCCCGGCGAAGACATTCCGGAGAATTGGCCTATTCAGGGAAATACCGGTTACGACTTTCTATCGTTGGTAAATAACCTGTTTACTCAAAAAAGCAGCGAACAAGCTTTTACCCATTTTTACCACCAATTAGTAGGCGAAGGCGCCGAAGTGCAGGAACAAATTCACGAAAAGAAAGCCTATATCCTGAAAGAACACTTGGGCGGCGAACTGGAGAATTTATACCAGCTTTTCCTGGATTTAAACTTACTGGAAGAAAATCAGCTTCATTCGCTGGAGCCAAACGTTTTAAAAGAGACCATTGGTGAGTTCCTGGTACAATGCCCCATTTACCGGTTCTACGGCAATCAGTTTCCGTTAACCGAGACTGAAACCGCAGAAGTAACAGAAGTTTTGGACCGCATCCGGAATAGTAAACCTGATTTGGCTGCGGCAGCCGATATGTTGGATGAAATATTTCTGAAAAAACCTTTAGAAGCCGACGGAGAATATAACCTGCGGGTGCAAAAGTTCTACCAGCGCTGGATGCAGTTTAGCGGCCCATTAATGGCCAAAGGCGTGGAAGATACGCTTATGTACACCTACAACCGTTTTGCGGGCCACAACGAAGTTGGCGACTCGCCGGAGGCTTTTGGTCATTCGCCGGCAGAATTCCACGACCGCATGTTAGATCGCCAGAAAAAATGGCCTTTAAGTATTAACGCTACTTCTACCCACGATACCAAACGGGGCGAAGATGTACGGGCGCGCTTAAACGTGCTCACCGATTTGCCGGAAGAATGGCTGGAAAAAGTACAGGAATGGCAGCAACTCACCGCCGAATCAAAAAAAGTAAATAAACCCGATAGTAACGACGAATATTTTATCTATCAGACCTTAGTAGGAGCTTATCCGTTTCCCGGCGAAGACGAAGCTGGTTTTGGCTCCCGTTTAGAAGAATATTTACAGAAAGCCTTACGCGAAGCCAAAATAAACTCCAACTGGACCACCCCGAACGAAGAATACGAACAAGCGGCCAAGACTTTCGCGACTAATTTGTTAGATAAAAGTACGCCGTTCTGGCAAAGCTTCGAACCCTTTTATAAGAAAGTAGTTGATTTAGGAATTGTTAATTCTTTAGCCCAGGTAGTATTAAAATTCACTTGTCCTGGTGTACCAGATACTTACCAAGGCACCGAATTATGGGATTTAAGCCTGGTAGACCCGGATAACCGTAGGGCGGTAAATTACGAACAGCGCCAAAGCTACCTCGAAGAATTAGATGCCTATGATTTAAATAAGCAGGAAGCCCTTTGGGCCGATTTATGGCAAAACCGAAACGATGCCCGCATAAAACTCTGGCTTACCCGTAATTTATTACTCGAACGCCGGAATAATGCCGATCTTTTTGCGAAGGGTAAGTATATACTGTTAGAAGTAGAGGGCACCTATAAAGATAATGTTTTTGCCTTTGCCCGCAAGCACTTGCGTACCTGGTACGTGGTGGCTGTGCCGCTGCATGTTGGAGTACTTTGTCAGGAACAAGGAGTTGAAGTTTCTGATATTGATTGGAAAGACACGAAAATAGTTTTACCAAAAGACGCCCCGGCCGATTGGCAGAACATGTTCCTCCGGACATCGGGTAAATATGCGCACGAGCTTTCTGCTAAAGATTTATTTAGTGTACTACCGGTGGCTTTGTTAAAGCTGCAGGCCGTAAACGAAAGAGGCGCCGGTATTTTAATGCATATTACCTCCTTACCTTCGCCGTTTGGCATTGGCGATTTAGGTCCGGAAGCACGGAACTTTGCCAAATTTTTACACCGCAGCAATCAAAAATACTGGCAATTGCTACCGCTTAACCCCATCGAGCAAGGGCAGGGCTACTCGCCTTATTCATCTATTTCCAGCCGGGCCGGCAATCCTCTGCTTATTAGTCCTGAGTTGCTGGTAAAGGATGGTTTATTGCCCAATGTGGATCTGCAACCATACTATTTACCGCAAACTGGTTCGGTGGATTTCCAGGAAGCCCAACGGGTAAAAGACGAAATTTTAGAACTAGCCTGGCAAAATTTTAAAGCCGGCGACTTTATTACGGTGCAGCAGCAGTTTCTGGATTATTGCCTCACCGAAGCGGCCTGGCTCGACGATTTTGCCTTATACATGGTACTCAAAAGCCAAAATGGTGGTTCGGCCTGGTTCCAGTGGCCCGAAGAATTTAAACAACGCGAATTACAAGCCTTAGCCGACTTAACCGAACAAAATCAGGAAACACTGGATAAAATAAAATGGGTGCAGTTTATGTTTGCAAAACAATGGAAACGCCTGCGTACCTATTGCAATAACCGGGGTATCCAGCTTTTCGGCGACATGCCGTTTTACATTTCCTACGACTCGGTGGATGTGTGGAGTAATCCTGAGATTTTTGCTATTGACGAAGAAGGTAATATGACGGGAGTAGCCGGAGTGCCACCCGATGCTTTCAGCGATGATGGCCAGTTGTGGGGCATGCCTGTGTTTAAATGGGATGCATTGAAAGAACGCGACTACGATTGGTGGGTAGGTCGTTTGCGGAAGAACATAGAGTTGTACGATATTGTGCGTTTAGACCACTTTAGGGCTTTCGCCGATTACTGGGAAGTTCCTGCTGGCGATACTACGGCCCGTAACGGGGAATGGAAAACCGGCCCCGGCGCTGATTTCTATACCTTCATGGAAAAAGAACTGGGCAGTCTGCCATTTGTTGCCGAAGATTTAGGCGAGATAAACGACTTAGTATTAAAACTACGCGACGATTTTAACTTGCCGGGCATGAAAATTCTGCAGTTCGCTTTCGGCGACGAAATGCCGCAGAACGATTACATTCCGCATAACTACGCCCGCAACTTTATTGCCTACACCGGCACCCACGACAACAATACCGTTTTAGGTTGGTACCGCCAGGAAGGTCATAAATACCACGATCAGATAGAACACTACGTAGGCCGCGACTTAACTGAAGAAGATATGTATTGGGTTATGAGCCGCCTGGCTTATGCGTCGGTAGCAAAAACCGCCATATTACCTATGCAAGATGTGCTCGGCATTGATGAACAAGGCCGCATGAACACGCCCGGCCAGGGAGAAGGCAATTGGGGCTGGCGCCTCTTACCCGACCAGGTAACTCCCGAAGCCGAAAGTTTACTAAAAGAATGGACCTGGTTGTATAACCGGGGATAA
- a CDS encoding cache domain-containing protein: MPAISRQTRHFTVLLLTSLGIIAFTLIYVFGYVPENEKRINARSYRVLQRIGENMSTSVRNYNLYVGSSFVSNAILKTVSDMNLFEEADSLSNETLLTALRTADRRDSLTGKFGLRFHFKDSGQKAEEPNTTKKIDYQEENGQLYLHFKTKISGRAFRLLEDEISRKGKLSGKIRNNEYYIKVPVDSLLNSLMRGDAFDYLIVLRQSGTKEDEKKRMVPPYTLVYNSGHSADLIPLDTLGVLANKSTENGPAQASIAGVPYKLFTLTQRVGFDEKWILYGAMPAEKYEAESRAIPIHIVSLAALMVVLVFMGFPFLKLALMNKQERLYRQDVLLSFLSLVLGVALVVLLIFDCYSYYGVDRFTEKERLEQFSKELQHNLKKEIKFLLAQIKVFEEAASAKDSRFKPNPFWLSVDQNNRIKKTSENYFPAFYRVFWSDRNGMMTNSWAPLNQNNTRAYVGYRPYFRVIQANGGWALGTETPKFVLESITSTTDGEKYAVLSTKSNLTTDTENQIRVVALATKLSSLYKTLLPPGYGFCLIDKSGKVLFHQNQNLNLNENLLEETGNNPYLKAALYGQIPVHFASNYQGNQQQLFVSPIKDLPFFLVTFVNDAYHRAFNLNLVVLTAMFLSLYLVSIAILTAFIIYLNEGLFDISFKWLWPKRDISFYYFKITVALVFIISLILLIANIRYQISVYFIHVYAALYTFVFIYSTLNCTSFRVTLRKSWLILVGFNVIGLLVSFSVFLLAGLFQILVILLFLTIDQNPKINKLLHSCCQLKVIKYILPEAQKYCRIYVAMLVFWSILISGLPAFMLFRVAYNYEAELAVRYNQAYLAQDLENVKNYNYGYTAITEILGYIPPAVVFRKQTKPYCPEYMKVFYSLRGNKATVLDSLRKSVVPDSVKILTKMGYPYTRFFNQTTYSTNSVVSKRIYYPIAYIFTKSNKFTPIIALTPEPPQPPNQKVQVSNIVGLAWPQLNGETDLLNNFIPVLQPIFQNVLANGYFLKTSYTDRWEPINRHYLQFSYQNQENHIWLSSYMPKYKVPSLFSKSGWIFWIDISVLLVLFYTLISFVIKRLFNIDLVANAQTKHWDLSLLQVTDKNKIFLISLPHSPDIKEIISEENKGYNCLFKEFNLDTSGNADDLITAKNKFNTTLKVLTSLLKKERIYYSLKFKKRPPVVFLLIQNFDYELFSKTSLELKIYILRALLTFPDAKIILQSTLHPSVWEDSLKEKQLESGRVLVDTEYTHLLQQLLVLLNTYTKMYQPLQHPVSFLPAEHKLLWNYKIAPEYLVNSKADLLGLIEKECAAAEYLEKHYIKVMQNFVHENYSTITLQRADVVSRLQNLAQFYYWSLWHSCTAEEQYFLFDMAQDGLVNSKNVQVLSSLLGKGLLIVDKDGLLKIMNESFKNFILVAVNPEDALRLEKNSTQGSSWAVYKTPLLLVLIGAILFFFFTQKTSWANIIAVLTAVSTFLSILPRFSLLIPSFLANKESKSE, from the coding sequence TTATGTATTTGGCTATGTACCGGAAAATGAAAAGCGCATAAATGCCCGCAGCTACCGGGTACTTCAGCGAATAGGCGAAAATATGAGTACTTCGGTCAGAAACTACAATTTATACGTGGGCAGTAGTTTTGTATCAAATGCTATTTTAAAAACAGTATCTGATATGAACCTGTTTGAAGAAGCAGATAGCCTTAGTAATGAAACACTATTGACTGCTCTAAGAACAGCCGACCGAAGGGATTCTTTAACCGGAAAATTTGGTTTGCGGTTTCACTTTAAAGACTCCGGGCAAAAAGCCGAAGAACCAAATACAACCAAAAAAATCGATTACCAGGAAGAAAATGGCCAGCTCTATTTGCATTTTAAAACCAAAATAAGCGGGCGGGCCTTTCGCTTATTAGAGGATGAAATTTCAAGAAAAGGAAAGTTAAGCGGGAAGATCAGGAATAATGAATATTATATTAAAGTACCGGTAGATTCTTTGCTGAACTCGCTGATGCGCGGAGATGCATTTGATTACCTGATTGTATTAAGGCAATCCGGAACCAAAGAAGATGAAAAAAAACGGATGGTTCCTCCTTATACCCTTGTTTATAATTCCGGGCACAGTGCTGATTTAATACCATTAGATACTCTGGGGGTTTTAGCTAATAAATCCACGGAAAATGGTCCGGCGCAGGCCAGTATTGCCGGGGTGCCTTATAAGTTATTTACTCTTACGCAACGGGTAGGTTTTGACGAAAAATGGATTTTGTATGGCGCCATGCCAGCCGAAAAGTACGAAGCAGAAAGCCGGGCTATTCCTATTCACATCGTAAGCCTGGCAGCTTTAATGGTAGTGCTGGTTTTTATGGGTTTCCCATTTCTGAAATTGGCCCTCATGAACAAACAAGAGCGTTTGTACCGGCAAGATGTTCTCCTGTCTTTCCTCTCGCTGGTGCTCGGAGTGGCTCTTGTTGTATTGTTGATTTTTGATTGCTATTCTTATTATGGAGTAGACCGGTTTACCGAAAAAGAACGGTTAGAACAATTTTCGAAAGAATTACAACACAATCTTAAGAAAGAGATAAAATTCCTTTTAGCGCAAATTAAGGTTTTTGAAGAGGCTGCCTCTGCTAAAGATTCCAGGTTTAAACCTAACCCATTTTGGTTATCCGTTGACCAGAATAACCGAATAAAAAAAACATCAGAAAATTATTTTCCGGCATTTTACCGCGTGTTCTGGTCTGACAGAAATGGGATGATGACTAATTCCTGGGCACCCCTAAATCAAAATAATACCCGCGCTTATGTGGGTTACCGCCCTTATTTTAGAGTAATTCAGGCAAATGGGGGTTGGGCTTTAGGTACGGAAACGCCTAAATTTGTTTTAGAATCTATTACCTCTACCACCGATGGAGAGAAATACGCCGTCCTGAGCACAAAAAGTAATCTCACTACCGATACAGAAAATCAAATCCGGGTAGTAGCGCTCGCTACCAAGTTATCCTCGCTATATAAAACTTTATTGCCGCCGGGTTATGGCTTTTGCCTGATAGATAAATCCGGGAAAGTATTATTCCACCAAAATCAGAATCTTAATTTAAATGAAAATCTGCTGGAAGAAACCGGCAATAATCCTTACTTAAAAGCGGCACTTTACGGGCAGATTCCCGTTCATTTTGCGAGTAATTACCAAGGCAACCAGCAGCAGTTATTTGTGTCGCCTATTAAGGATCTGCCTTTTTTTCTGGTAACATTTGTGAATGATGCGTACCACCGCGCTTTTAACTTGAATTTGGTGGTACTCACGGCCATGTTTCTTTCGCTGTACCTGGTTTCTATTGCTATTTTAACGGCCTTTATTATTTATCTGAACGAAGGTTTATTTGATATTTCGTTTAAATGGTTATGGCCCAAACGAGATATTAGTTTCTATTATTTTAAAATAACAGTTGCGCTGGTTTTTATAATTTCCCTGATATTGTTAATTGCGAATATCCGTTATCAGATAAGCGTTTACTTTATTCATGTTTATGCCGCTCTTTATACTTTTGTTTTTATTTACAGTACTTTAAACTGCACTTCTTTCCGGGTAACCTTACGTAAGTCGTGGCTCATTTTAGTTGGCTTTAATGTTATTGGACTGCTGGTTAGTTTTAGTGTATTCCTTCTGGCAGGACTATTTCAGATTCTGGTAATTTTACTTTTTTTAACTATTGATCAAAATCCCAAAATAAACAAACTACTTCATTCCTGTTGTCAGTTAAAAGTAATTAAATATATTTTACCGGAAGCTCAAAAGTACTGCCGCATTTATGTGGCCATGCTGGTTTTTTGGTCTATCCTAATAAGTGGGTTACCTGCTTTTATGCTGTTTCGGGTAGCCTACAATTACGAGGCCGAGTTAGCGGTAAGATACAATCAAGCCTACTTAGCGCAAGATTTAGAAAACGTAAAAAATTACAATTACGGATATACAGCCATTACCGAGATTTTAGGCTATATTCCTCCGGCAGTAGTTTTTCGAAAACAAACAAAACCTTATTGCCCCGAATACATGAAGGTATTTTACTCATTGCGGGGAAATAAAGCTACTGTGCTAGATTCTTTGCGTAAATCGGTAGTGCCCGATTCTGTTAAAATTCTAACCAAAATGGGTTATCCTTATACTCGTTTTTTTAACCAAACTACTTATTCTACTAATTCGGTTGTATCTAAACGCATTTACTATCCGATCGCTTATATTTTTACTAAATCAAACAAGTTTACGCCAATTATTGCTTTAACGCCTGAACCTCCACAACCGCCTAATCAAAAAGTACAAGTAAGTAATATAGTAGGGCTCGCATGGCCACAGTTAAACGGAGAAACGGATTTATTAAATAATTTTATTCCTGTTTTGCAACCTATTTTTCAGAATGTGTTAGCCAATGGCTATTTTCTGAAAACCAGCTATACTGACCGTTGGGAACCAATCAATCGCCATTATTTGCAGTTCAGTTATCAGAATCAGGAGAACCATATCTGGCTTTCTTCTTATATGCCTAAGTACAAGGTTCCTTCCTTATTTAGTAAATCGGGTTGGATTTTTTGGATAGATATAAGCGTTTTACTGGTTTTGTTTTATACGTTAATTTCTTTTGTAATTAAGCGGTTGTTTAATATAGATTTGGTCGCCAATGCGCAAACAAAGCACTGGGATTTAAGTTTGTTGCAGGTAACTGATAAAAACAAAATTTTCCTGATTTCCTTGCCGCATTCGCCGGACATAAAAGAGATAATTTCTGAAGAAAATAAAGGTTATAATTGCCTGTTTAAAGAATTTAATCTGGATACAAGCGGCAATGCCGATGACCTAATTACAGCTAAAAATAAGTTTAACACTACTCTAAAAGTACTTACTTCTCTGTTAAAGAAAGAGAGAATTTACTATTCCTTAAAGTTCAAGAAGCGGCCTCCGGTTGTATTTCTGTTAATTCAGAACTTTGATTACGAATTGTTTTCTAAAACTTCGCTGGAGCTTAAAATTTATATATTACGGGCATTGCTTACATTTCCGGATGCTAAAATAATTCTGCAATCTACGCTGCATCCATCCGTTTGGGAGGATAGCTTAAAAGAGAAACAACTGGAAAGCGGCCGTGTTTTGGTTGATACGGAGTACACGCATTTGCTGCAACAATTGCTGGTGCTCCTGAATACGTACACCAAAATGTACCAACCGCTGCAACACCCTGTATCATTCCTTCCGGCTGAGCATAAATTGTTGTGGAATTATAAAATTGCCCCGGAATATTTAGTAAATTCTAAAGCTGATTTGTTAGGGTTGATAGAAAAGGAATGCGCCGCCGCGGAATACTTAGAGAAGCATTATATAAAAGTAATGCAAAATTTCGTGCACGAAAATTACTCAACCATTACTCTGCAAAGAGCCGACGTTGTTTCAAGATTGCAAAATTTAGCTCAGTTTTATTACTGGAGTTTATGGCATTCCTGTACGGCCGAAGAGCAATATTTTTTGTTTGATATGGCCCAGGATGGTTTAGTAAATTCGAAGAATGTACAGGTATTATCGTCGTTACTAGGCAAAGGATTATTAATAGTTGATAAAGATGGGTTATTAAAAATTATGAACGAGAGCTTTAAAAACTTTATACTGGTAGCCGTGAATCCGGAGGATGCTTTGCGCCTTGAGAAGAATTCAACGCAGGGTAGTAGTTGGGCGGTATACAAAACACCGCTTCTTTTAGTATTGATTGGCGCTATATTATTTTTCTTTTTTACCCAGAAAACCAGTTGGGCAAATATTATTGCTGTACTTACGGCAGTTTCTACCTTCCTGAGTATATTACCCCGCTTTAGTTTACTAATTCCCTCATTTCTGGCGAATAAAGAGAGTAAAAGTGAGTAA